Proteins encoded within one genomic window of Alosa alosa isolate M-15738 ecotype Scorff River chromosome 24, AALO_Geno_1.1, whole genome shotgun sequence:
- the LOC125289881 gene encoding zona pellucida sperm-binding protein 3-like has translation MYLLIMKKNNFTLNIIISLTLIVIADCHSSKANVLFVPLSELVKRGERYLEPIDKVNIDRNEEAKTISVRCTESAMDINIKADFFATGVPVDVEHLALLGKMPVDKTCRAFAFDGYYKIVAPLTECGTRLLATEDALVYSNVLVHFPLPSPEDPWRIAPTTVSVTCYYRRRYSASSKILKPTWAPFLYTQAMEDSLEFSLKILTDDWLHERTSGIFYLGDAINVEAAVDVTNHPPLRLYVNACVATLKPDVNSVPKYTFIDNQGCLTDALQTGSSSRFLPRKHANRLHFQLDSFVFFQRDPHPLYVTCYLEAVPTEQWAPVDLKKKACSFIDGQWRSAEGFDDVCGSCGHAKMSGEGQGKMKQGKENQHPGRLEEKAALGPFLVLSKSDVK, from the exons ATGTATCTTTTgataatgaaaaaaaacaacttcaCTCTGAATATTATCATTAGCCTTACATTAATTGTTATAGCCGATTGTCATTCGTCTAAAGCCAATGTATTATTTGTCCCACTGTCTGAGCTTGTGAAGAGAGGTGAAAGATACCTTGAACCAATTGACAAGGTGAACATTGATAGGAATGAGGAGGCCAAGACCATATCAGTTCGCTGTACAGAATCGGCCATGGACATAAACATAAAAGCAGACTTCTTTGCCACTGGTGTGCCCGTTGACGTGGAACACCTTGCTCTTTTGGGGAAGATGCCTGTTGACAAAACATGCAGGGCCTTTGCGTTTGACGGATATTACAAGATCGTCGCCCCGCTGACTGAATGTGGCACTAGATTATTG GCCACAGAAGATGCTTTGGTCTACAGTAACGTTCTCGTGCATTTCCCATTACCTTCTCCTGAGGACCCGTGGAGGATCGCGCCTACAACTGTTTCTGTCACGTGCTATTACCGCAG GAGATACAGTGCTAGCAGTAAGATCTTGAAACCCACATGGGCACCTTTCTTGTACACACAGGCCATGGAGGATTCCTTGGAATTTTCTCTGAAAATCTTGACTG ATGACTGGCTCCATGAGAGGACCTCAGGAATCTTTTATTTGGGTGATGCCATAAACGTAGAGGCAGCCGTTGATGTGACCAATCATCCGCCACTCCGGCTTTATGTAAACGCCTGTGTGGCCACCCTCAAGCCTGATGTGAACTCTGTTCCCAAATACACCTTCATAGACAACCAGGG GTGTCTGACTGACGCCCTGCAGACTGGCTCGAGCTCCCGATTCCTACCACGCAAGCATGCCAACCGACTGCACTTCCAGCTGGACTCTTTCGTGTTCTTTCAAAGGGATCCCCATCCG CTGTATGTCACCTGTTACCTGGAGGCTGTTCCCACTGAGCAATGGGCCCCCGTGGACCTCAAGAAGAAGGCTTGTTCCTTTATTGATGGCCA ATGGCGCTCTGCTGAGGGCTttgatgatgtgtgtggcagCTGTGGCCATGCCAAGATGTCTGGTGAAGGACAGGGCAAGATGAAACAGGGCAAGGAAAACCAACACCCCGGGAG actGGAAGAAAAGGCTGCTCTAGGACCATTTCTTGTGCTCTCCAAAAGTGACGTCAAATAG
- the cnpy4 gene encoding protein canopy 4: protein MEVLLLCLISIFGSVVANQDERLPNKCEVCKYLTVELQATLDRSSRSKEVLEVGEVLDTGKRKRKIKYNTSETRLTEAVDNICEGILQYSVHAERPGSLRYSKGTSQTMATLKNLVNKGVKVELGIPFELWDEPSVEVADMKKQCETMLEEYEEVVEDWYFHHQEERLERFLCQKHVLKSSEQECLEEEWKGDPGLTQAEPETAPSDIGQGEGGKTHDAGEL from the exons atggaAGTATTGCTTTTGTGTTTGATTTCAATCTTCGGGTCTGTGGTGGCAAACCAAGACGAAAGATTACCTAATAAATGCGAAG TCTGCAAGTACTTGACGGTGGAGTTGCAGGCTACGCTGGACAGAAGTAGCAGGTCAAAGGAGGTGCTGGAGGTTGGAGAGGTGTTGGACACGGGAAAACGCAAGCGCAAGATCAAATACAACACATC GGAAACACGTCTGACAGAAGCTGTTGACAACATATGCGAGGGaatcctgcagtacagtgtgcATGCTGAGAGACCGGGGAGTTTGCGATATTCCAag GGCACCAGTCAGACCATGGCTACACTGAAGAACTTAGTGAATAAGGGTGTGAAGGTGGAGCTGGGTATACCCTTTGAGCTCTGGGATGAGCCCTCAGTGGAGGTGGCAGACATGAAGAAACAG TGTGAGACCATGCTAGAGGAGtatgaggaggtggtggaggactGGTACTTCCATCACCAGGAGGAGAGGCTGGAGAGGTTCCTCTGCCAGAAACATGTCTTGAAGAGTTCGGAGcaag AATGCCTGGAAGAGGAGTGGAAGGGGGACCCTGGACTGACGCAAGCAGAACCGGAGACAGCACCCAGTGACATTGGACAAGGAGAGGGTGGGAAGACCCACGATGCTGGAGAACTTTGA
- the ntn5 gene encoding LOW QUALITY PROTEIN: netrin-1 (The sequence of the model RefSeq protein was modified relative to this genomic sequence to represent the inferred CDS: inserted 2 bases in 1 codon; substituted 1 base at 1 genomic stop codon): MLSAHSPPSLLLLFLLLLFSVLLPPSLLSPTPLSHSPLRWTSPHDPCYHLDGRPRHCLSEFINAAYGVPVVASHPSWAGSSPERNVSSLTDLHNPHNLTCLAGGRKSXLGVAVPLGASXEITYISLQFCQQGELSEGLSISILKSMDHGQSWRPLQYYSSDCPDAFGQPAQSVALTRHQETEPLCSDPRPLQKHRGGAVLAFSTLDGRPSAADLDFSPVLQDWVTATDIRVVFHKPQARAGQQGVASGKSSEGGSTGGVLRWRAGTKGDGVAQGERDRRRRRRRRRRRRRRQTNPKENRRGEREEKAARRNGSNKSVSQEETQNTTRKEHDGDATATGSPSSPRKGKGRRRKKEGQHWKPCQGGACDWSVETQDKSSRSRELRRRRNHGDGRGSRPRSGGAVALPLSPSALQAPPIRPPVSLSDLQVGGRCKCNGHASRCRRDNQGQAVCQCEHHTAGPDCDVCKPFYYDRPWHRATPTQPHPCVPCECNGHSTKCRFSMEIYQQSGRQSGGVCLKCRHHTAGRHCQFCQNGYTRDQSKPLTHRKACQPCQCHPLGAVGRWCNQSTGQCLCREGVMGQRCNRCAPGYKQGRSPLRPCLKIQEVVAPTPVYQPQYSRAEECQSYCHPSSVKVRMNLETFCLKDYVLKVQVKGMERSGPWWQFSIWVQSVFRVGSSRVRRGQQALWVPDRDLGCGCPTLQVGRTFLLIGAEEGGRNWAPGEHRLVADRSTIALHWREHWSPKLRGFRGQDKKGKCLEVAQENSTSRSRHTHTSTEEYTPPHLEEGPREDTHTPRTSRQRTDTHTVRQDTPHDVHTRTHTHKHKSQHSHHNGGRQKHTHHTHRDGHDDEGHPTADGPHETTSPQFTQNALQHAPNPSFTPTAVSLDTKKHLFSTVCPTLPPHDSPV, encoded by the exons ATGCTCTCTGctcactcccctccctcccttctcctccttttcctcctcctcctcttttctgtcttgctccccccatccctcctctcccccacccctctctctcactccccgcTCCGCTGGACCTCCCCCCATGACCCCTGCTACCACCTGGACGGGCGTCCGCGCCACTGCCTGTCCGAGTTCATCAATGCGGCCTACGGGGTCCCGGTGGTGGCCAGCCACCCGAGCTGGGCAGGGTCCTCCCCGGAGAGGAACGTGAGCTCCCTCACCGACCTCCACAACCCGCATAACCTCACCTGCCTGGCGGGAGGCAGGAAAAGCTGACTGGGCGTAGCGGTGCCCCTGGGCGCCAG CGAGATCACCTACATCAGCCTGCAGTTCTGCCAGCAGGGGGAGCTCTCCGAGggcctctccatctccatcctcaAGTCCATGGACCACGGCCAGAGCTGGCGCCCACTGCAGTACTACTCCAGCGACTGCCCGGACGCCTTCGGTCAGCCGGCGCAGTCGGTGGCGCTTACGCGGCACCAGGAGACCGAGCCCCTCTGCTCGGACCCGAGGCCGCTGCAGAAGCACCGCGGCGGCGCCGTGCTGGCCTTTTCCACTTTGGACGGACGGCCGTCGGCCGCCGACCTGGACTTCAGCCCCGTGCTCCAGGACTGGGTGACGGCCACGGACATCAGGGTGGTGTTCCACAAGCCGCAGGCGCGGGCCGGCCAACAGGGCGTGGCCAGCGGGAAGTCCAGCGAGGGCGGGAGCACGGGAGGGGTCCTGAGGTGGCGGGCAGGGACAAAGGGTGACGGCGTCGCTCAGGGCGAACGGgacagaaggaggaggaggaggaggaggaggaggaggaggaggagacagact AATCCCAAGGAGAAccggagaggggagagggaggagaaagctgCTCGGAGGAACGGGAGCAACAAGTCCGTCTCCCAGGAGGAGACGCAAAACACAACCAGGAAGGAGCACGACGGGGACGCCACGGCGACCGGCAGCCCTTCCTCGCCCAGGAAGGGGAAGGGGCGCCGGCGGAAGAAGGAGGGCCAGCACTGGAAGCCCTGCCAGGGCGGAGCCTGCGATTGGTCAGTGGAGACGCAGGACAAGAGCTCGAGGAGCCGGGAGCTGCGGAGGAGGCGAAACCACGGAGACGGGAGAGGCTCGCGACCGAGGAGCGGAGGAGCCGTCGCCCTTCCGCTCAGCCCGTCCGCTCTCCAGGCGCCCCCGATCCGTCCCCCCGTCTCGCTGTCCGACCTGCAGGTGGGGGGCAGGTGCAAGTGCAACGGGCACGCCTCGCGCTGTCGCCGCGACAACCAGGGCCAAGCCGTGTGCCAGTGCGAGCATCACACGGCGGGGCCAGACTGTGACGTGTGCAAGCCCTTTTACTACGACCGCCCGTGGCATCGGGCCACGCCGACACAACCCCACCCGTGCGTCC cctgtGAGTGCAATGGTCACTCCACCAAGTGCCGGTTCAGTATGGAGATCTACCAGCAGTCCGGCCGGCAGAGTGGCGGCGTGTGCCTCAAATGCCGACACCACACGGCCGGCCGCCACTGCCAGTTCTGCCAGAACGGCTACACCAGAGACCAGAGCAAGCCCCTGACCCACCGCAAGGCCTGCCAAC CATGTCAATGCCATCCTCTTGGTGCTGTGGGTCGCTGGTGTAACCAGTCTACTGGGCAGTGCTTGTGTCGGGAAGGGGTGATGGGACAGAGGTGCAACCGTTGCGCCCCCGGGTACAAACAGGGCAGATCGCCTCTGCGCCCCTGCCTAA AGATCCAGGAAGTTGTTGCCCCAACTCCAGTCTACCAGCCTCAGTACAGTAGGG CTGAGGAGTGTCAGTCTTACTGTCACCCCTCATCAGTGAAAGTGAGAATGAACCTGGAGACATTTTGTCTGAAGGACTATG TTCTGAAGGTGCAGGTGAAAGGAATGGAACGTTCCGGGCCCTGGTGGCAGTTCTCGATATGGGTGCAGTCCGTGTTCCGTGTGGGCTCATCTCGCGTGCGTCGGGGCCAGCAGGCTCTCTGGGTGCCGGACCGCGACCTCGGCTGCGGCTGCCCCACCCTCCAGGTGGGCCGGACCTTCCTCCTGATTGGCGCGGAGGAAGGGGGGCGTAACTGGGCGCCCGGGGAGCACCGGCTAGTGGCGGACCGCTCCACCATTGCCCTCCATTGGAGGGAGCACTGGAGCCCCAAGCTGCGGGGGTTCAGGGGGCAGGACAAGAAGGGCAAGTGCCTGGAGGTGGCCCAGGAGAACTCCACCTCccgcagcagacacacacacacctccacggAGGAATACACACCTCCCCACCTGGAGGAAGGACCacgggaggacacacacaccccacgcaCCAGCCGGCAGAGGACTGACACGCACACCGTGAGACAGGACACACCTCAcgacgtacacacacgcacgcacacgcacaagcacaagTCCCAGCACTCACACCACAATGGTGGACGCCAGAAGCACACGCACCACACGCATCGAGACGGACATGATGATGAGGGACATCCGACAGCAGACGGTCCTCATGAGACCACCTCGCCCCAGTTTACCCAGAATGCTTTGCAGCATGCCCCCAACCCCTCATTCACACCCACCGCAGTGTCATTAGACACTAAGAAACACCTTTTCTCCACAGTCTGCCCCACACTTCCACCTCATGACAGCCCAGTTTGA